One Natrinema longum genomic window carries:
- a CDS encoding SDR family NAD(P)-dependent oxidoreductase, whose product MSTDQFSVDGDVAIVTGSSSGIGRSIAERFADDGVDVVVCSREQDNVDPVAEAINDGDSPGRALAVECDVTDREAVEALVEATVEEFGGLDVLVNNAGASFMADFDDISPNGWETIVDININGTYHCTHAAAEYLKDGGGSVINLASVAGQRGSPLMSPYGAAKAAVINLTTTLSYEWADDDVRVNCIAPGFVATPGVESQMGVSADDIDREEVARRIGTVEEIADLTQFLVSPASSYVVGETITAQGVPQIEEDHDV is encoded by the coding sequence ATGAGTACCGACCAGTTCAGCGTCGACGGCGACGTCGCCATCGTTACGGGGTCCTCGAGCGGGATCGGGAGATCGATCGCCGAGCGGTTCGCGGATGACGGCGTCGACGTGGTCGTCTGCTCGCGCGAGCAGGACAACGTCGATCCGGTCGCCGAGGCGATCAACGACGGGGACAGCCCCGGCCGAGCGCTGGCCGTCGAGTGTGACGTGACCGATCGCGAGGCCGTCGAGGCGCTGGTCGAGGCTACCGTCGAGGAGTTCGGCGGACTCGACGTGCTGGTCAACAACGCCGGGGCCTCGTTCATGGCCGACTTCGACGACATCTCCCCGAACGGCTGGGAGACGATCGTCGACATCAACATCAACGGCACCTATCACTGTACCCACGCCGCCGCGGAGTACCTCAAGGACGGCGGGGGCTCGGTGATCAACCTCGCCAGCGTCGCGGGCCAGCGCGGTTCGCCGCTGATGAGTCCCTACGGCGCGGCCAAGGCCGCGGTCATCAACCTGACGACGACGCTCTCCTACGAGTGGGCCGACGACGACGTTCGGGTCAACTGCATCGCGCCCGGCTTCGTCGCGACGCCGGGCGTCGAGAGTCAGATGGGCGTCTCCGCGGACGACATCGACCGCGAGGAGGTCGCCCGCCGGATCGGCACCGTCGAGGAGATCGCCGACCTCACCCAGTTCCTCGTCAGCCCCGCCTCGTCGTACGTGGTCGGCGAAACCATCACTGCTCAGGGCGTCCCGCAGATCGAGGAAGACCACGACGTGTAG
- a CDS encoding HAD family hydrolase, producing MSDRSTTDGADEPGPEEWEAVFWDIGGVILALDSVQAAHAEFVADLCDRHDVDATVEEAVETWRTTVGDYFRERDGTEFRSAREGYHRGIEAIVGEEVPREEWNPRFEAVVRSSIEPIPGAPEAIERLAELDLHVGVVSDVDDAEGRRMLERFDVRDHFDSITTSEEVGRTKPDPVIFETALEKAGVAPERSLMIGDRYDHDVKGAADMGMHGVAFGADDGPAVAYRIESPEDVLEIVDEE from the coding sequence ATGAGCGATCGCTCGACGACCGACGGGGCGGACGAGCCCGGTCCCGAAGAGTGGGAGGCCGTCTTCTGGGACATCGGCGGCGTCATCCTCGCGCTGGACTCCGTCCAGGCGGCCCACGCCGAGTTCGTCGCGGACCTCTGTGACCGCCACGACGTCGACGCGACGGTCGAGGAAGCCGTCGAGACGTGGCGGACGACCGTGGGGGACTACTTCCGCGAGCGCGACGGCACGGAATTCCGGTCCGCGCGCGAGGGGTACCACCGGGGCATCGAGGCCATCGTCGGCGAGGAGGTGCCACGAGAGGAGTGGAACCCGCGATTCGAGGCGGTCGTCCGATCGTCCATCGAGCCGATTCCCGGCGCTCCCGAGGCGATCGAACGCCTGGCCGAGCTGGACCTCCACGTCGGCGTCGTCAGCGACGTCGACGACGCTGAGGGGCGACGGATGCTCGAGCGGTTCGACGTTCGCGACCACTTCGACTCGATCACGACCTCCGAGGAGGTCGGGCGCACCAAGCCCGATCCGGTGATCTTCGAGACCGCACTCGAGAAGGCCGGCGTCGCGCCTGAACGATCCCTGATGATCGGCGACCGGTACGACCACGACGTGAAGGGGGCCGCCGACATGGGAATGCACGGCGTCGCCTTCGGTGCCGACGATGGTCCCGCAGTGGCCTATCGGATCGAGTCACCGGAAGACGTACTCGAGATCGTCGACGAGGAGTGA
- the lrp gene encoding HTH-type transcriptional regulator Lrp produces the protein MTYEHLDSDLVNELLNDGRASLRSLAEELDVSVTTVSNHLSDLEEEGVIEGYTPKIDYDAVGYDVTAVMQLKAEGNALPEITETLKDHRQMISVYEVTGDYDVIAIGKFKDTDDMNDQIKMLITDPDINQSNTSIVLNAVSENEQFELDTE, from the coding sequence ATGACCTACGAACACCTCGATTCGGATCTCGTGAACGAACTGCTCAACGACGGTCGGGCGAGCCTCCGCAGCCTCGCCGAAGAACTCGACGTCTCCGTGACCACCGTTTCGAACCATCTCTCGGATCTCGAGGAGGAGGGCGTGATCGAGGGCTACACCCCGAAGATCGACTACGATGCGGTCGGTTACGACGTCACCGCCGTCATGCAACTCAAAGCCGAGGGGAACGCCCTGCCCGAAATCACGGAGACGTTGAAAGATCACCGCCAGATGATCTCCGTCTACGAGGTCACGGGGGATTACGACGTGATCGCGATCGGGAAGTTCAAAGACACCGACGACATGAACGATCAGATCAAGATGTTGATCACGGACCCCGACATCAATCAGTCGAATACGAGTATCGTCCTCAACGCAGTCTCGGAAAACGAGCAGTTCGAACTCGACACGGAGTGA
- a CDS encoding AMP-binding protein: MPGNTSPSLEDIDEISHEPSREFVESTNVYDFMQTYGIDDYEELIERTTTELAGEPESGVDWFWDELVDYLDIEFYEEYDEVRDDSAGPQFSDWYVDGELNIAHNVVDRHAAVDNDRRNNVATIWEGEDGEVREITYHELHRQSNQVANALEERGIGTGDTVGLYMPMVPEVVSILYGCFKVGAIAVPIFSGFGVDAAATRIADAECSVLFTGDGFYRRGDPVFLKSAADEAIEEAGHVTETIVFDRLGSSSKTSEREIPWTDDRDEWWADAVESRDDDYETKSLDSSQESMLLYSSGTTGKPKGIVHTHAGVQVQCPKEVYFGMDLKPGDRFFWVSDIGWMMGPWSLIGTHTFGGTVFMYEGAPDHPEPDRFWEMIDRHKLTQFGISPTAIRALRKHGDEWLSGHDLSSLRILGSTGEPWDPESWHWFYENVGNSEAPIINISGGTEICGCFLMPMPTEPLKPCTLGGPGLGMDIDVVDRDGTSVKEHNERGYLVARDSCPSMTKSLWSGDERYLEEYWSTFEDMWNHGDWAQKDADGFWFLHGRADDTLNVAGRKVGPAEVEGALIDHEAVNQAAAIGAPDDTTGTAVVAYVVLEEGVDETDALREELRAQVGEELGKPFRPREVLFVDEFPKTQSGKIIRRAIQATYTGEDLGDMSSIENPGALEELEDAR; this comes from the coding sequence ATGCCCGGAAACACCAGTCCCAGTCTCGAGGACATCGACGAGATCAGCCACGAACCCAGCCGTGAGTTCGTCGAATCGACCAACGTGTACGACTTCATGCAAACGTATGGGATCGACGACTACGAAGAACTGATCGAACGGACGACGACGGAACTGGCTGGCGAACCCGAAAGCGGCGTCGACTGGTTCTGGGACGAACTGGTCGACTACCTCGACATCGAATTCTACGAGGAGTACGACGAGGTCCGAGACGACAGCGCGGGGCCGCAGTTCTCCGACTGGTACGTCGATGGCGAACTCAACATCGCCCACAACGTCGTGGACCGGCACGCCGCGGTCGACAACGACCGCCGGAACAACGTCGCCACGATCTGGGAAGGCGAGGACGGCGAGGTTCGGGAGATAACGTACCACGAACTCCACCGCCAGTCCAATCAGGTCGCGAACGCGCTCGAGGAACGCGGTATCGGAACGGGCGACACCGTCGGGCTCTACATGCCGATGGTACCCGAGGTCGTCTCGATCCTCTATGGCTGTTTCAAGGTCGGCGCGATCGCGGTCCCGATCTTCTCGGGCTTTGGCGTCGATGCGGCGGCAACGCGGATCGCGGACGCCGAGTGCTCGGTGCTGTTCACCGGCGACGGATTCTACCGCCGCGGCGACCCGGTCTTCCTCAAATCGGCCGCCGACGAGGCCATCGAAGAGGCGGGCCACGTCACGGAGACGATCGTCTTCGATCGACTGGGATCGAGCAGTAAAACCAGCGAACGCGAAATTCCCTGGACCGACGACCGCGACGAGTGGTGGGCCGACGCCGTCGAAAGCCGGGACGACGACTACGAGACGAAGTCACTCGACTCGAGCCAGGAGTCGATGCTCCTCTATTCGTCGGGGACGACCGGGAAGCCGAAAGGCATCGTCCACACGCACGCGGGCGTGCAAGTCCAGTGTCCGAAGGAGGTCTACTTCGGCATGGACCTCAAACCCGGGGACCGGTTTTTCTGGGTCAGCGACATCGGCTGGATGATGGGGCCGTGGTCCCTGATCGGCACCCACACCTTCGGTGGGACCGTCTTCATGTACGAGGGCGCGCCAGACCACCCCGAACCCGACCGCTTCTGGGAGATGATCGATCGCCACAAACTCACCCAGTTTGGCATCTCGCCGACCGCGATCCGCGCGCTGCGAAAGCACGGGGACGAGTGGCTGTCCGGCCACGACCTCTCGAGCCTGCGGATCCTGGGCTCGACGGGCGAACCGTGGGATCCCGAGTCCTGGCACTGGTTCTACGAGAACGTCGGCAACAGTGAGGCCCCGATCATCAACATCTCCGGCGGGACCGAGATCTGTGGCTGCTTCCTGATGCCGATGCCGACCGAACCGCTGAAACCCTGTACGCTCGGCGGCCCCGGACTCGGGATGGATATCGACGTCGTCGACCGCGATGGCACCTCCGTCAAAGAGCACAACGAACGCGGCTACCTCGTCGCTCGCGACTCCTGTCCCTCGATGACGAAGTCGCTCTGGTCGGGCGACGAGCGCTATCTCGAGGAGTACTGGTCGACCTTCGAGGACATGTGGAACCACGGTGACTGGGCCCAGAAGGACGCGGACGGCTTCTGGTTCCTCCACGGTCGGGCCGACGACACGCTCAACGTGGCCGGCCGCAAGGTCGGTCCGGCGGAGGTCGAAGGTGCGCTCATCGACCACGAGGCCGTCAACCAAGCGGCGGCCATCGGCGCGCCCGACGACACCACCGGCACCGCCGTCGTCGCCTACGTCGTCCTCGAGGAGGGCGTCGACGAAACGGACGCCCTTCGCGAGGAACTGCGCGCCCAGGTCGGCGAGGAACTCGGGAAACCGTTCCGCCCGCGCGAAGTGCTCTTCGTCGACGAGTTCCCCAAGACCCAGTCGGGCAAGATCATCCGCCGAGCCATCCAGGCGACGTACACGGGTGAGGACCTCGGGGACATGAGCAGCATCGAGAACCCCGGCGCACTCGAGGAACTCGAGGACGCGAGATAG
- a CDS encoding serine hydrolase domain-containing protein gives MTRERLRSRKRGKDRPTRRRFLGGLGGIGLASLAGRASATIGSVPDSPPGDDGQFGAPDELEAFVDDVLARRIGNVTPGASVAIVEGDTPLLTKGYGEADVDTGVPVTADETPFRVGSVGKLVTYTAVMQGVERGVVELDEDVNTYLEDSAVTVPETYDAPVTLRHLGTHTAGFESALDPEVVTDRDALVPLGRLLAAHQPSRVRPPGETVGYSNYGAALAGHIVAEVHDTTFEEYVQSELFEPLEMGHSTFAQPVPDGHPGDLAAGHTRDGETFTTTDEVFINMRPAGAMSATANDMAAFMSAHLGAGAVGDTRILNADTARTMHDRHHVRHPAVTNWRYGFHEYGDPDGDLIGHSGATIDFTSQLVLAPGHDVGIFVTYNSNSSQPPGAVVDEIIAEYDLQPSPTTVPPTPGDQERAKRVAGEYSVTNLPQSGPLQVVELLARVSIEPAGNGRLLTETLDGDARQWIETKPYVYREDGGHDVLAFEVADGDVETMYLSSEPAGSYEPVPFHERQLVTGSVLGTALTGFGLSLGGWGAVEGWRRWTDRTTDSENDTEGTG, from the coding sequence ATGACTCGAGAACGACTCCGCTCGAGAAAACGCGGTAAGGACCGACCCACCAGGCGACGGTTCCTCGGTGGACTCGGTGGCATCGGTCTCGCCAGTCTCGCTGGTCGAGCGAGCGCCACTATCGGATCCGTCCCCGATTCCCCACCGGGAGATGACGGCCAGTTCGGTGCCCCGGACGAACTCGAGGCGTTCGTCGACGATGTACTGGCACGCCGAATCGGGAACGTCACTCCTGGCGCGAGCGTTGCCATCGTCGAGGGTGACACACCCCTCCTCACCAAGGGATACGGCGAGGCTGACGTGGACACTGGAGTCCCAGTTACGGCTGACGAGACCCCGTTCCGTGTCGGATCGGTCGGCAAACTGGTGACCTACACTGCGGTCATGCAAGGGGTCGAACGAGGAGTCGTTGAGCTCGACGAAGACGTCAACACGTATCTCGAAGACTCCGCGGTTACGGTTCCAGAGACGTACGACGCCCCAGTGACGCTGCGGCATCTCGGAACCCACACCGCCGGCTTCGAGTCGGCCCTCGATCCCGAAGTCGTCACCGATCGAGACGCGCTCGTCCCGTTAGGCAGGCTTCTCGCTGCCCACCAGCCGTCCCGTGTACGCCCACCGGGCGAAACCGTGGGATACTCGAACTATGGTGCAGCCCTCGCCGGACATATCGTCGCCGAAGTCCACGACACAACGTTCGAGGAGTACGTCCAGTCGGAACTCTTCGAGCCGCTCGAGATGGGTCACAGCACGTTCGCTCAACCAGTCCCGGACGGCCACCCCGGTGACCTCGCGGCTGGCCACACGCGAGACGGCGAGACGTTCACGACCACAGACGAGGTATTCATCAACATGCGCCCCGCGGGAGCGATGAGCGCGACGGCGAACGATATGGCTGCGTTCATGAGCGCACATCTCGGTGCCGGTGCGGTCGGCGACACGCGAATCTTGAATGCGGACACGGCGAGGACGATGCACGACCGCCACCACGTGCGCCATCCGGCGGTCACCAACTGGCGATACGGGTTCCACGAGTACGGGGATCCGGACGGTGACCTTATCGGCCACTCGGGCGCGACGATCGATTTCACGAGTCAGCTCGTTCTCGCACCCGGCCACGACGTCGGGATCTTCGTCACTTACAATAGCAACAGCAGCCAGCCCCCTGGGGCCGTCGTCGATGAAATCATCGCCGAATACGACCTGCAACCATCCCCAACCACGGTCCCGCCGACGCCTGGCGATCAGGAACGTGCCAAGCGGGTTGCCGGTGAGTACAGCGTCACGAACCTTCCCCAGAGCGGTCCGCTTCAGGTGGTCGAGTTGTTGGCGCGCGTCTCTATTGAACCGGCAGGTAACGGCCGTCTCCTCACTGAGACACTCGATGGAGACGCCCGGCAGTGGATCGAAACGAAGCCGTACGTGTATCGTGAAGACGGTGGCCACGACGTCCTGGCCTTCGAGGTCGCGGACGGCGACGTGGAGACGATGTACCTGAGCAGCGAACCCGCTGGGAGTTACGAGCCGGTCCCGTTCCACGAACGGCAACTCGTCACCGGTAGCGTCCTCGGCACCGCCCTCACCGGATTTGGACTCTCACTCGGCGGGTGGGGTGCGGTCGAAGGGTGGCGACGATGGACGGACCGAACCACTGACAGCGAGAACGACACGGAGGGAACCGGATGA
- a CDS encoding lactate 2-monooxygenase has translation MTPDTPDYGPDRQAEVYLSGMLEDEPPEFPVSFEDLEERAREELSEEAFAYVAGGAGSESTVAANDRAFDDWQIVPRIMRDVSDRDLSVELFDREYPSPVMLAPIGVQSIVHEDAELAVARAASDLEVPMICSSVSSYSIEEVGDELGESPGWFQLYWSSDRSVAASFLERAEDAGYEAVVVTLDTPKMGWRERDIELGYLPFLEAQGVKNYFEDPAFRDRLDGADPWENQEEAIASWQACFGDASLTWDDLEWLQDRTDLPIVIKGVLHPDDAREAVERGVDGLIVSNHGGRQVDGAIPALDALPEVVDAVDDATGGDREVPVLFDSGIRRGSDVVRAVALGADAVLLGRPYAYGLGIGGEDGVRAVLENLLADLDLTVGLSGCACLEEIDRATIRRADR, from the coding sequence ATGACACCAGATACCCCCGACTACGGACCGGATCGACAGGCCGAGGTCTACCTCAGCGGGATGCTCGAGGACGAACCCCCCGAGTTTCCCGTCTCCTTCGAGGACCTCGAGGAACGCGCCCGCGAGGAGTTGAGCGAGGAGGCGTTCGCCTACGTCGCGGGCGGCGCGGGCTCGGAGTCGACGGTCGCGGCGAACGACCGCGCCTTCGACGACTGGCAGATCGTCCCCCGAATCATGCGCGACGTTTCCGACCGGGATCTGTCGGTCGAACTCTTCGATCGCGAGTACCCCTCACCGGTCATGCTCGCGCCCATCGGCGTCCAGTCGATCGTCCACGAGGACGCCGAACTGGCCGTCGCTCGCGCGGCGAGCGACCTCGAGGTCCCGATGATCTGTAGCTCCGTCTCCTCGTATTCGATCGAGGAGGTCGGCGACGAACTCGGCGAGAGCCCGGGCTGGTTCCAACTCTACTGGAGTTCCGATCGGTCGGTCGCGGCGAGCTTTCTCGAGCGCGCCGAGGACGCTGGCTACGAGGCCGTCGTCGTTACGCTCGACACCCCGAAGATGGGGTGGCGGGAACGCGACATCGAACTCGGTTACCTGCCCTTCCTCGAGGCCCAGGGCGTGAAGAACTATTTCGAGGATCCGGCCTTCCGCGACCGCCTCGACGGAGCCGATCCGTGGGAGAACCAGGAGGAGGCGATCGCGTCCTGGCAGGCGTGTTTCGGCGACGCCTCGCTGACCTGGGACGACCTCGAGTGGCTCCAGGACCGGACCGACCTCCCGATCGTCATCAAAGGCGTGCTCCACCCCGACGACGCCCGCGAGGCGGTCGAGCGCGGCGTCGACGGGCTGATCGTCTCGAACCACGGCGGCCGACAGGTCGACGGCGCGATTCCGGCCCTGGACGCGCTGCCCGAGGTCGTCGACGCGGTCGACGATGCGACCGGCGGCGATCGCGAGGTTCCCGTCCTCTTCGACAGCGGCATCCGCCGGGGGAGCGACGTCGTCCGGGCGGTCGCGCTCGGTGCCGACGCCGTCCTGCTGGGTCGACCGTACGCCTACGGACTCGGCATCGGTGGCGAAGACGGCGTTCGGGCCGTCCTCGAGAACCTGCTCGCCGATCTCGACCTGACGGTGGGGCTCTCGGGGTGTGCGTGCCTCGAGGAAATCGATCGGGCGACGATCCGGAGGGCCGACCGATGA
- a CDS encoding phosphotransferase family protein: MSDDYYERLVDEDALVAYLADHLGDVDDYDIARHQEGHSNETLFVTWGDRELVIRRPPPGETADTAHDVLREYRVTNAVADTEVPVPTPILACDDHDVIGSDFYVMEQLEGDVLREDEPDRFATPDHRERIGEELVDTLATIHDLDYEAIGLGEFGRPEGYTQRQVDRWGKQLSWAFEVTEDEREVPILHEVGEWLRNNVPEDHPHTLVHGDYKLDNVMFGPGTPPELVGVFDWEMATLGDPRADLGWMLSYWRDAKDPEPTIPELTTRFMEREGYSSRVDLVDRWESRTGYEFEHERFYRTLAVYKLAGLGEMFFRRYLEGNSDDPMYPKMERRVPGLAKRAKRIIDGDEPL; encoded by the coding sequence ATGAGCGACGACTATTACGAGCGTCTCGTCGACGAGGACGCTCTGGTCGCGTATCTGGCGGATCACCTAGGCGACGTCGACGACTACGACATCGCTCGCCATCAGGAGGGGCACTCGAACGAAACCCTGTTCGTCACCTGGGGCGACCGCGAGCTCGTCATTCGACGGCCGCCGCCGGGCGAAACCGCCGATACGGCCCACGACGTTCTCCGGGAGTATCGCGTGACGAACGCGGTGGCCGACACCGAGGTGCCGGTTCCGACGCCGATCCTCGCCTGTGACGACCACGACGTCATCGGGAGCGACTTCTACGTGATGGAGCAACTCGAGGGCGATGTCCTCAGAGAGGACGAACCCGACCGGTTCGCGACGCCCGACCACCGCGAGCGGATCGGCGAGGAACTCGTCGACACCCTGGCGACGATTCACGACCTCGACTACGAGGCGATCGGGCTCGGCGAGTTCGGCCGGCCCGAGGGCTACACCCAGCGACAGGTCGATCGCTGGGGGAAACAGCTCTCGTGGGCGTTCGAGGTCACCGAGGACGAACGGGAGGTACCGATCCTCCACGAGGTCGGGGAGTGGCTCCGGAACAACGTGCCCGAGGACCATCCACACACGCTCGTCCACGGGGATTACAAACTCGACAACGTCATGTTCGGCCCCGGAACGCCGCCGGAACTCGTCGGCGTCTTCGACTGGGAGATGGCCACGCTCGGCGACCCGCGTGCGGATCTGGGTTGGATGCTCTCCTACTGGCGCGACGCGAAAGACCCGGAGCCGACGATCCCCGAACTCACTACCCGGTTCATGGAACGGGAGGGCTACTCCAGCCGGGTCGATCTGGTCGACCGCTGGGAGTCACGAACCGGCTACGAGTTCGAGCACGAACGGTTCTATCGAACGCTGGCCGTCTACAAACTCGCCGGGCTCGGCGAGATGTTCTTCCGGCGCTATCTCGAGGGCAACAGCGACGACCCGATGTATCCCAAGATGGAGCGTCGGGTCCCCGGACTGGCGAAACGAGCAAAGCGGATCATCGACGGCGACGAGCCGTTATGA
- the dnaK gene encoding molecular chaperone DnaK has protein sequence MASNKILGIDLGTTNSAFAVMEGGDPEIIVNAEGERTTPSVVAFTDDERLVGKPAKNQAIQNPEKTIASIKRHIGEEDYTVEIEGEEYTPEEISAMILQKIKRDAEDYLGDEVEKAVITVPAYFSDRQRQATKDAGEIAGFEVERIINEPTAASMAYGLEDDQDQTVLVYDLGGGTFDVSILDLGGGVYEVVATNGDNDLGGDDWDEAIIDWLADEFEAEHGIDLREDRQALQRLKDAAEEAKIELSSRKETEINLPFITATDDGPIHLEESMTRAKFESLTQDLIDRTVEPTEQALEDAGYDEDEIDEVLLVGGSTRMPQVAEKVEELTGKEPQKNVNPDEAVALGAAIQGGVLGGEVDDIVLLDVTPLSLGIEVKGGLFERLIEKNTTIPTEESKIFTTAADNQTTVQVRVFQGERELAEENELLGEFHLTGIPPAPAGTPQIEVTFSIDENGIVNVSAEDKGSGTTEEITIEGGAGLSDEQIEQMQEEAEKHAEEDQQKRQRIEARNAAEATIQRAETLLEENDEQVDDDLRGDIEAAIEDLEETIDDDDADAEAIESATEALSEELQEIGKQIYQEAGAGGAAGGAAGAGAAGAGGAAGAGPGGMGGGPNPGPDAGAAGDEGEEFVDADFEDVDFEEDDEE, from the coding sequence ATGGCCAGCAACAAGATTCTCGGAATCGACCTCGGGACGACGAACAGCGCGTTCGCGGTGATGGAAGGTGGCGATCCGGAAATCATCGTCAACGCCGAAGGCGAACGGACGACGCCCTCCGTCGTCGCCTTTACCGACGACGAGCGACTCGTCGGGAAACCGGCGAAGAACCAGGCGATCCAGAACCCCGAAAAGACGATCGCGTCGATCAAGCGCCACATCGGCGAAGAGGACTACACGGTAGAGATCGAGGGCGAGGAGTACACGCCCGAAGAGATCTCGGCGATGATCCTCCAGAAGATCAAACGCGACGCCGAGGACTATCTCGGCGACGAGGTCGAAAAGGCCGTCATCACGGTTCCCGCGTACTTCTCCGATCGACAGCGCCAGGCGACCAAAGACGCCGGCGAAATCGCCGGCTTCGAGGTCGAGCGCATCATCAACGAGCCGACGGCCGCGTCGATGGCCTACGGCCTCGAGGACGATCAGGATCAGACCGTCCTCGTCTACGACCTCGGTGGCGGTACTTTCGACGTCTCGATTCTCGATCTCGGCGGCGGCGTCTACGAGGTCGTCGCGACCAACGGCGACAACGACCTCGGTGGCGACGACTGGGACGAGGCGATCATCGACTGGCTCGCCGACGAATTCGAGGCCGAACACGGGATCGACCTCCGCGAGGACCGCCAGGCCCTCCAGCGGCTCAAAGACGCCGCCGAGGAGGCCAAGATCGAACTCTCCTCGCGCAAGGAAACCGAGATCAACCTCCCGTTCATTACCGCGACCGACGACGGGCCGATCCACTTGGAGGAGTCGATGACTCGCGCCAAGTTCGAGTCGCTCACCCAGGACCTGATCGATCGCACCGTCGAACCGACCGAGCAGGCACTCGAGGACGCGGGTTACGACGAGGACGAGATCGACGAAGTCCTCCTGGTCGGTGGCTCGACCCGGATGCCCCAGGTCGCCGAGAAGGTCGAGGAACTGACGGGCAAGGAGCCCCAGAAGAACGTCAACCCCGACGAGGCCGTCGCGCTGGGCGCGGCGATCCAGGGCGGCGTGCTGGGCGGCGAGGTCGACGACATCGTCCTGCTCGACGTGACGCCGCTCTCGCTGGGTATCGAGGTCAAGGGCGGCCTCTTCGAGCGCCTCATCGAGAAGAACACGACGATCCCGACCGAGGAGTCGAAGATCTTCACCACCGCAGCGGACAACCAGACCACCGTGCAGGTCCGGGTCTTCCAGGGTGAACGCGAACTGGCCGAAGAAAACGAACTACTCGGCGAGTTCCACCTGACCGGGATCCCGCCGGCACCCGCAGGCACCCCACAGATCGAGGTCACGTTCTCGATCGACGAGAACGGTATCGTCAACGTCAGCGCCGAAGACAAAGGCAGCGGCACCACCGAAGAGATCACCATCGAGGGCGGTGCCGGTCTCTCCGACGAGCAGATCGAGCAGATGCAGGAGGAAGCCGAGAAACACGCCGAGGAGGACCAGCAAAAGCGCCAGCGGATCGAGGCCCGCAACGCCGCCGAGGCGACGATTCAGCGCGCCGAGACGCTGCTCGAGGAGAACGACGAGCAGGTCGACGACGACCTGCGTGGTGACATCGAGGCCGCGATCGAGGATCTAGAGGAGACGATCGACGACGACGATGCCGACGCCGAGGCCATCGAGTCCGCGACCGAAGCCCTGAGCGAGGAACTCCAGGAGATCGGCAAACAGATCTACCAGGAGGCCGGTGCGGGCGGCGCTGCTGGCGGTGCCGCAGGTGCAGGCGCGGCAGGCGCTGGCGGTGCTGCGGGTGCAGGCCCTGGTGGCATGGGCGGCGGTCCGAACCCCGGTCCCGACGCCGGCGCTGCCGGCGACGAGGGCGAGGAGTTCGTCGACGCCGACTTCGAGGACGTCGACTTCGAGGAAGACGACGAGGAGTAA